From a single Halobellus ruber genomic region:
- a CDS encoding NAD(+)/NADH kinase has product MQVAIVAQRDNDRTAGLAADIRDRLREAGVSVWLDDATAGRLGVDGRAVEEFGAADLVVSIGGDGTFLFAAHGAGDVPILGVNLGEVGFLNPVRPGEAVDAVLAQVRQFRAEGSLRTRSRPRLATRGDGWTLPPAVNEVVVQGRRRGHGGGAELTVRIDGSEYARGHADGVLVATPTGSTAYNLSEDGPLIHPGVSGFVVTGMAATRGMPPLVVDARSTVSVSVDEGTPAVVVVDGRIREPVDPPTEVTVEIGDDPIRTVGPTSDFFEALEKLD; this is encoded by the coding sequence ATGCAGGTTGCCATCGTCGCACAGCGGGATAACGACCGGACCGCCGGGCTGGCGGCCGACATCCGGGACCGGCTCCGCGAGGCGGGCGTGTCCGTGTGGCTCGACGACGCGACTGCGGGCCGACTCGGCGTCGACGGGCGGGCGGTCGAGGAGTTCGGCGCCGCGGACCTCGTCGTGAGCATCGGCGGCGACGGGACGTTCCTGTTTGCCGCCCACGGCGCCGGCGACGTGCCGATTCTGGGGGTCAACCTCGGCGAAGTCGGGTTCCTCAACCCGGTTCGCCCGGGGGAAGCGGTCGACGCCGTGCTGGCGCAGGTCCGGCAGTTCCGGGCCGAAGGGTCGCTCCGGACGCGGTCGCGGCCGCGGCTCGCGACCCGCGGCGACGGCTGGACGCTCCCCCCGGCGGTCAACGAGGTCGTGGTACAGGGGCGCCGCCGCGGGCACGGCGGCGGTGCCGAGCTCACAGTCCGGATCGACGGCTCGGAGTACGCACGCGGCCACGCCGACGGGGTGCTGGTGGCGACCCCGACCGGCAGCACCGCGTACAACCTCAGCGAGGACGGCCCGCTGATTCACCCCGGGGTCTCGGGGTTCGTCGTCACCGGAATGGCGGCCACCCGGGGGATGCCGCCGCTCGTCGTCGACGCCCGGTCGACGGTGTCGGTGTCGGTCGACGAGGGCACCCCGGCCGTGGTCGTGGTCGACGGCCGGATCCGCGAACCGGTCGATCCCCCGACCGAGGTCACCGTGGAGATCGGCGACGACCCGATCCGCACCGTCGGCCCGACCTCGGACTTCTTCGAGGCCCTGGAGAAGCTGGATTGA
- a CDS encoding KaiC domain-containing protein, whose translation MSDDDDWFERALREGENGEDAGSEGAGPDAGDPDAGSASTPDAEDAEPTVGDSDAEDAEPTVGHPAGESGDGGDDSDGTAAASAGGTDDGSDADDSRGDDADTGDRGVPFDRDFASALEDAPDPGSGVGGSQPGGSGGTGPFGGGSGGESPSDGSQGDGAPFGGSGEGQDAGDSPFGGDEFGFGDVGGEDPESFDEAEFESDLERLDIGIEGLDQMILGGVPQRSLMVAIGSAGTGKTTFGLQFLNHGLQQGEDAVYITLEESFDRIVSTADEKGWGFGEYVDEDRLAVVDIDPIEMANSLDSIQNDLPNLIEDFGADRLVLDSVSLLEMMYESAPQRRSQVFGFARSLKEAGITILLTSEADRNHAYASRFGIVEYLADAVFVLQYVRPSDFRETRLAIEIQKIRDANHSRETKPYDLTDEGISVYRQANIF comes from the coding sequence GTGAGTGACGACGACGACTGGTTCGAGCGTGCGCTCCGGGAGGGCGAGAACGGGGAAGACGCAGGTTCGGAAGGTGCCGGCCCGGACGCGGGGGATCCCGACGCGGGTTCGGCGAGCACTCCGGACGCGGAAGACGCCGAACCAACCGTCGGCGATTCGGACGCGGAAGACGCCGAACCGACCGTCGGCCACCCGGCCGGGGAGTCGGGCGACGGTGGCGACGATAGCGACGGGACCGCTGCGGCCTCGGCGGGCGGAACCGACGACGGCTCCGACGCCGACGACAGTCGGGGCGACGACGCCGACACGGGGGATCGTGGGGTCCCGTTCGATCGGGATTTCGCGTCGGCGCTGGAGGACGCTCCCGATCCCGGTTCCGGGGTCGGAGGCTCCCAGCCCGGCGGGAGCGGCGGAACCGGCCCGTTCGGCGGCGGTAGCGGGGGAGAATCGCCGTCCGACGGCAGCCAGGGGGACGGCGCCCCGTTCGGCGGAAGCGGCGAGGGGCAGGACGCCGGCGACTCGCCGTTCGGCGGCGACGAGTTCGGGTTCGGCGACGTCGGCGGGGAGGACCCGGAGTCGTTCGACGAGGCGGAGTTCGAGTCGGACCTCGAACGGCTCGACATCGGGATCGAGGGGTTAGACCAGATGATCCTCGGGGGCGTACCCCAACGGTCGCTGATGGTCGCGATCGGCTCCGCCGGGACCGGGAAGACCACGTTCGGGTTGCAGTTCCTGAACCACGGGCTACAGCAGGGTGAGGACGCCGTCTACATCACCTTAGAGGAGAGCTTCGATCGGATCGTCTCGACCGCCGACGAGAAGGGCTGGGGGTTCGGGGAGTACGTCGATGAGGACCGGCTGGCGGTCGTCGACATCGACCCCATCGAGATGGCCAACAGCCTCGACAGCATCCAGAACGACCTCCCGAACCTGATCGAGGACTTCGGCGCCGACCGGCTCGTGCTCGACTCGGTGTCGCTGCTGGAGATGATGTACGAGAGCGCTCCCCAGCGCCGGAGCCAGGTGTTCGGGTTCGCACGCTCGCTGAAGGAGGCCGGGATCACGATCCTGCTGACCTCGGAGGCGGACCGCAACCACGCCTACGCGTCCCGCTTCGGGATCGTGGAGTACCTCGCCGACGCGGTGTTCGTGCTCCAGTACGTCCGCCCGAGCGACTTCCGGGAGACCCGCCTTGCGATCGAAATCCAGAAGATCCGGGACGCGAACCACTCCCGGGAGACGAAACCGTACGATCTCACCGACGAGGGGATCAGCGTCTACCGGCAAGCTAACATCTTCTGA
- a CDS encoding NAD(P)/FAD-dependent oxidoreductase, with protein MNQSYVIIGDGVAGSSAAETLREEEPDADITVVTDEGEALYNRILIKEFAKGKLPEAPISIHDESWYADRDIDLELDTLVVDVDVDAHTIETHGGDVHEWDKLLVAAGGTPTQLPVENSDADGVHHFWTFEDARSIKSHIEEADSSVVVGAGLLGIDLAAITAAQDVEGKYLMRGNCWWRYALSEEGAEIIHDALRERDVEPVFQSGVDHFEVDDDGTVTTAVDPNGDEYDADFVGIAIGLDFNTEILQDTPIECDNGIVVDEYMRTNHDDIFAAGDITQFNDLILGERGQNGAWGSAKEQGSIAARNMVDYGAEPFEWVSSYSITHFDFPFLSFGHPTLGDDEAEAKYSDSEWRRLAFKDGRIVGGVLIGDLSPQTKYKQLMRERRRVADQKDVLMEQTFELDDLDAPETAVE; from the coding sequence ATGAATCAGTCGTACGTAATCATCGGCGACGGCGTCGCGGGCAGCTCCGCCGCCGAAACCCTCCGGGAGGAGGAGCCCGACGCGGACATCACCGTCGTCACCGACGAGGGCGAAGCCCTCTACAACCGGATCCTGATCAAGGAGTTCGCAAAGGGGAAGCTCCCGGAGGCACCCATCTCGATCCACGACGAGTCGTGGTACGCCGACCGCGACATCGACCTCGAACTCGACACCCTCGTCGTCGACGTCGACGTCGACGCTCACACCATCGAGACCCACGGGGGTGACGTCCACGAGTGGGACAAGCTGCTCGTGGCCGCCGGCGGCACCCCCACACAGTTGCCGGTCGAGAACTCCGACGCCGACGGCGTCCACCACTTCTGGACGTTCGAGGACGCCCGGTCGATCAAATCCCACATCGAGGAAGCCGACTCGTCGGTCGTCGTCGGGGCCGGACTGTTGGGTATCGACCTCGCCGCGATCACGGCCGCCCAGGACGTCGAGGGGAAATACCTGATGCGGGGGAACTGCTGGTGGCGCTACGCGCTGTCGGAGGAGGGCGCGGAGATCATCCACGACGCGCTCCGGGAACGCGACGTCGAGCCCGTCTTCCAGTCGGGCGTCGATCACTTCGAGGTCGACGACGACGGCACGGTCACCACCGCCGTCGACCCCAACGGCGACGAGTACGACGCCGACTTCGTGGGGATCGCGATCGGGCTTGATTTCAACACCGAGATCCTCCAGGACACACCCATCGAGTGCGACAACGGGATCGTCGTCGACGAGTACATGCGGACGAACCACGACGACATCTTCGCCGCGGGCGACATCACGCAGTTCAACGACCTCATCCTCGGGGAGCGCGGCCAGAACGGCGCGTGGGGTTCCGCGAAGGAGCAGGGGTCGATCGCCGCACGGAACATGGTCGATTACGGCGCCGAGCCCTTCGAGTGGGTCTCCTCGTATTCGATCACACACTTCGACTTCCCGTTTCTCTCCTTCGGCCACCCCACGCTGGGCGACGACGAGGCCGAGGCGAAGTACTCCGATTCTGAGTGGCGGCGGCTGGCGTTCAAGGACGGCCGGATCGTCGGCGGCGTCCTGATCGGCGACCTCTCGCCGCAGACCAAGTACAAACAGCTGATGCGCGAGCGGCGCCGGGTCGCGGATCAGAAGG